The Magnolia sinica isolate HGM2019 chromosome 3, MsV1, whole genome shotgun sequence genome includes the window tgtcgatcaattcaacatacgctcgtaccaatcaagcttgtcaagcaacccgatctgcccattgtatgtttaccatgtatggacgcaatTGCTtgaaatctaaggtaccacttaccgatAAAAagccgtttaaccttggtacctcaatccgctaaaactcatgagccgggcatggtggtatgggacaccgtggtcgtattgtcggcctacgctagggcgacgagcctctccgtagtgtctaatgagcaacccagactcgtgagccgaatacggttgtATGGAACACTGTATTTAAGCTATCAGtcacgatcaggtgacgagcccgtagtgacctcgagaatACACTAGGTCTatgttgaggtgacaagcctttccatagTAAACTAAAGTATAAACCAtgcctacgctgacggtgacgacCCTCTCCGTAGCGCCTTAGAACTGTcgatcgtatgtgactactaggattgacaaccctagatggatcaatgttgggtcaatgatacaaagggaggtaccttagtttcctaaACCTTctatatgaataaacctaattaagtattggctaacacgatcatgcaccgcactgcatgtgctttggcgaggaagcgcacgtttcgaGAGGATGTCATGCGcgaacgtgagatgaagtcgctaagagagtgtaggcgagggcatgcatcattattgcataccattcttgcattaacaagagtaatataggacatgattgttgtactgctttatcattactgcttgactgaattgataacatgttaacatttgccttatagttctactgaattgatcactcactcccactctgggatggtgttttaaaacaccaaccagactgtcttagttgcagatgatggcgcagcTTATGGAgcggagcctgatttttatgacaacaaggaggagttctcgtatatgcagtattctggcaGGTTCATGTAGGCTGCATTTTGATCGTCGAGGCTATAGGGATTTCATAATGTAGACGGACCTAcacattttaatattttgtattttgaaacgatACATGTATTTGTTTAACCTGGAACATGATTATACTCTGGAGATGCACtaccacttatatgttttatacagaCCTATCATGGTCTTTCGCTTACGTgatttaactgtctctggggtatgatatgctgatttggtataatcttacTCATATTTAGtgcactaacacggacaacatttaatcatcattatccatattgcataggtgatgcgttggaactcaggagttgaacttctgctcgacccccgattttcagggcgttacaagaataTTGTGCGTGTGACAAAATTGTAGCACACCATCCCTTACACaattttagatgaatcacaacttTATAGGGTCCATTGGTATGttcgatcacactatccaacccctAGGGAGATCAAGTCCATTGATCAATAAAGCCCACCTTATggaattcttacattctcccacttgggccacatTGATTAATGTCAATGATTAATTTAGAAACATGTAAATATCAAAGGTTTGACTTTTtctcattccacaactcaaaaggatttTAGTTACGGCCTTTTTGGGGACCCTGTTAAGAATATAAACTGCAGTTTTGATCACATTAACCCCACAAAGATTCTAACAATGTCGAATTACTTATCATGTTATGCACCGTGTTCATAGGGTGGAATTGCATCTTTTAGTCACATCATTCTACTTTAGAGTCTCAAGTATAGTGTACTAAGCAATGATGTCACAATCTTTTAGGTATATAGTGAAGGGTCCTGAATTGTGACCGTATTTGTCATACCTACCCACCACAGTCAAAACGGACAACCTTAATCTCTTatcaagttgattttcaactttagCCTTATATATTTTAAAAGCATATAgggtatttgattttttatttataagaTAAAAGTACCCCAAATGAAAGTAATTATCTATAAAATTGATAAAATATTCGTGCTCACTTAAAGATACTGTAAGGAATTGCTCACAAATGTCCATGTGTATCACCTCTAAGAGTCCTACACTCTTTTTTACacatttctttctattttttgtctATTTACCCTTAATACAATCAACACATATTTTATGGGCAGAGAAATTTAGAAAATAAAGAATCTCATCCTACACTGGCCTTTCCAATCTCTCACAAAAGATATGTCATAATCACATGTGCCACAACATTGAGAAATTTTCATAATATAGTCTATGCCTAGATCATACTTTATTTATATGTAGGGCATTTACATTATACACATGTGAGACATTTAAGTCTAATTAGTATATGTTATTAATCGTGAAGCTAGTGCCAACAAAAATTTAATCAAAGCAAATACTCAACTTTTTGTTCTTAAATCTGAAAGAATATCTTAATTTGTCCAAACAAGAAACTGGAATTAAATTGTgccttatagaaggcacacaaaatgtatcaaCTAATTTCAATGAATaacctaaccataacctaagccCACATATTCTAATTGACTCTACATCAACTTTTATACCGTTACGTATGCATATCGAGCATTCTACATCAGATGGTGACCTGCTTTATAGCAAATCTTACATAAAAGTACAAATTTTAATAATAGTTCTTAAATCTATCTTCCAAGAATCTACCAACACATTGGTTATATTACATTTAAAATAGACTCAGATAGAATTATTATCATTCCTTACGAGCCACTGCTTGTACTTTATGCTGTCTTTCTTTTGATGGCCTGGCTTCTTACAGAAGAAGAAATCAATCTTTTTAGCCCACTTATGACTCTATCCATTCTCAATTACATGGAGAATGActcgatcacactatccaacccttagTGAAAtgcaaattgttgatcaataaggcccaccttatagaattcttacatccAGTGGATGtgcaaagtttttaatggagatGTTTCTAGATGCACAGCATGATTTAAGTGGTTGGATTCGCGTGTAATATTGTACGGGGAAGTAAAATTGTCCCATCAAGGTATTAGTGGTCTTGCAGCGATAATGCGTCTGCAAATTGCAAACCACTCACAATGTTTGGATAAGAGTGCACTTGTCATTAGAGGAAACCATCGTTTCCGAAATCAGTGTTTGGGAATGGAGTGTTCATCAGTCGGAAAACCACCGCATTTCGACCTCTCCGTTAGAACTTGGCCGGAGATCTGTTCTCTACCCACCGCATTTCGACCTCTCCATCGTCTCCATCCTCGCCTTTCTTCTCAGTCATCGTTGTTGTGGAAATGCTCTCGCTCAAGCTACAGAGATCGGAGATTTCATCACAGCCATTGATCACGATCAAAGCTTTTTTCTCGatcttctcatcttcttctttgaTCTTCGGAATGGAGGGTTTTGATGTCTCTGGAAGCACTTCTTTTACTATCTCCTCTTCAATAGGAGGTGTAGGTGGGGGAGGAGCTCTGCTCAGGTTATCTTCGAGTTGTGGGTCAGATTCCGACACGGGAGGTTTCGCTGTGAAATGGGGATGTGAAGGTGGAGTCGGCTTCTTTTTCtgcttgttggaacaactttccaTTTGCGTCTGGATTCGGGACTACAGAAGCTCAAATGCTAGGGTTTTTCTCGTCTTCTGAGATTGGGCTTGGAATGGCATGATGGGTTTTTCCGGCGAGGTTCTTTTGCCAGGAAACGACGGCTTTTGAGTGATTTTCTGGCCGAGATTTGAAGAAGCTAGATGGAGATTTAGGAATGGTGGATTTTCAACGGCGGAGCTATGGCAGTGTAGTGTAATGAAAGCACTGCACTTACACATGCATTATAGCATGATTTACGAGACGTGTGGTTTCGAAAAAGTGGGCTGGCGACGTACTGGCAACGTTTGGATAGACTAgcattaaattatatattttattaaaatatacagTACATTATGGGCccagcatccaaacaggcctcagTAAGCACGCCCATGTGTATGGCCCAGCCCAGTGACCCATCTATATTTATTGCACGTGGCAAGCTAGCATCCGTGTGCAAAATCATGTCTTCCCATCAGATGGTAGATCAGTTTCCcctgcacaaaaatcaggccattctacTAATTAAAGTAGTCTGTGTCCCAAACAAATGCATCCATTGGTTGCATTAGTTGTGCTTGTTTCCGTCGTCCAATTATTTCATACACCGTAGAAACCACGCAAAAATCGCACTGATgcaatgatccaatccatcctttgctttggtcttattttctataaccatcttttttccaagccatggatgggatggttatgattacctaacaaaagtgattattTGAAAACATAAGCAATCCATAGAGGGCCCTAAGAAATAGATGGACAGGATTGTTTATTAGACTTTTTCCTCTGAAACCAGcattgaccgtccatattagagGCAATGGATCAAATGGTTTATATCTACAGATTGTCTGACGTTCGCATGGTAGCAAATGAAATGTGCACTCGCCCTAGTGAACCGTTTGGATCAATGGATTAGATCTCATGTGGTCATTCGTCCCAAACTGGTATACACGCCCTTTATGTATCACCGCCAAACGAAACaataatttaagaatttttcaacagtagacattctattcacactgtttcctgtggtgtggtccacttgatctttggatataattcaattttttttaattcaagcCTAACAATATCTGGTTAAATGGATGTacggaatggataaaatgaataaatcatggtggggcctacagagtttactcagtactctcaaggcctgtttgggcggtgggattaaaaGGAataaggtgggatgggattcaaaaagcataattattacccatggcaggggcCATGAGATAAAATTAATGCCGTGCTTTGAcgataatatggtggtacattgaatagatatacccaccatcattagaaattacttaaaataATATACGTTTGTTATATtgacaccgttcatttattttgtcacctcattttatggcatgggcctaaaaatgaggtaaacccaaaacttatgtggccccaaagaagttttcaacggttagtATTCAATCCCCCTTGCTTTCTATGgaggggtccacttgagcgttagatttatctgattttttggtccatggtctaaaataatctcgataaatgggtggacggtgtggatatagcccacacatcatggtaggacctatacaacttactaacattgagtgaaattggcactggaccaatgcaattccatttaatgtaattaagcttttcgattcttcccaaacatggagtagaATTGGCACacaaccagatgaatcccatcccaccccacccaatcccttctaatcccaccgcccaaacaggcccttaccgTACTGTGTTACTCAGtgagcaatccgcttcccattaaAATCTATCCCAGTGCCAGCTTGACTGTAATTTTCCCTATCCACTTTGATTCTCTGGCGGAGTGTGGTTGATGATACACAGGCGctttaaaaattacttagaataCCAGTAATTCAAATCAAGCTGTCCAAATTATGAGTCCCAATGTCAATGTATATACCAGTAATTCAAATCacgctgtccaaattatgggtcccaatgTCAATGTATGATGAacaaaaaattacacttatttaatTATACCACAATCGGATCCACAGTCAATTATCAGACGATTAAAATGGAGAATATCAACGGTCCTATTTCACAAGTGTCCAagaatcaaaggttaagattatTCAACTAATAAAATTTTAGATTGACTCCTCAACAGTGAGTTCCACAGTTCAATCGGTTTAAATTTGAGTTAGTGTatgacacacatacaatttccaagtgcatgcgtatcaagcatcacaccTAGCCGGAGTATAAATAACAACCCTTTATCGTATGTCATCACTCAACGAAGCTCCCAAACGCAGCAATCCACAAAAAATAATGTAGGACGAGATTTGCTAATTGCACACGCGTGTAGAGCCGTACATATACACACGCGGGCACAGGTGCAACTACGAAACACGTGTGAaggatctgagctttccataagaTTAGAAATAATGGTTGCATAGATAATTGCACTCTTTAAGTAGGCCACAACATGCAAAGTAAATTTAAAGAGGCTAAAGCCTTTTtccagccattcatttgttttgatctgaaaaggcccacctgaggtgtgaaatggcATGATTATTATGATAGAAGATCTAAACAACGTAGCTCATCtgatgaaaagctcagatcttaTGAACGTATCACATCGTGACACGTGCGCCCACGTGTGGATTTGTACGACTCTACAcgtgtgtggaattagcaaacgtCAGGAGGTCTATACAATCTCAGATGCACTGAAGATCAGGTAAGCCTGAGAGAAGAGCCATGTGCAAGGGGTGCATCTGATTGAGCAGCCATGGCAAGCTCAAATTGCCTTAGAGAGATTGGAGTGAGAGAAATCAAATCTGGGGTCTTGAGATCATCCCAGCCCTTCATTGTTGTGTTGGTTGTGGTGGACCCATCCCATCCAATATGTGTGACATGCTTCACATCTGTTGGAAATCCAATCTCCATATCCATCTTTacatcctcttcctcttccttgtACACTACAAAAGGACCcaaaaatcaatcaatcaacactCAATTCATCCATAGTAGAAGTATTGTGCTTGTGGGGGGCATGattcggtgatccagaccgttggtttcATGGGACCCATAGTGGATTGACTATGCCCCAAGAATCCTTTCTTGGGGTGGTGATGACCTTTCTTTTGATTACCTGCagatagacggttaagaaaacATATCCAGTAGGAGTCCACAATCATTTTTGCAAAAAGTACAAAgattggatggatcggatcttacgATCTGGCGAAATTTCAGGGATCAGTCCATCTACAGTGAGGCCATTATTTTAATGGTCTGGATGGGCTTCAGTTGTAAAAACTGAACATCCGAGGATGCTGTGTCTGATTGGGTCGAGGATCATGTACTTACTCGAGCTTCAGGGTTGCTTAATTTTCAAGAAATACGACTCCCACGCGTGTACAAATCAGGTCGTGTACATGACAcacgtgtgccagcatggcatattGGTACCAGATCCAATACATGAGGGATACCACCATGTAGATTCTCTTCCCCAAGAATAATGTCGGTCCACTTGTGAGTTGAGCCACAGATATACTAAAAAATGTGTACGGCTGAGAGAACTTGGCTATTGTGGCCCAGATGATGACTGGGccaactccttttttttttagagaatATCTAAAAGTTCATAGCTACATGATGGAAGGCTTGGATTTTTGTACCTGTGTACCACCTTGGCATGTCGCATGGCGTGTACATGACCTGCCTTGTACACGAGTTAGCTTAGAAACCTCAATAATTACATAGGGAGACAAAGAAGGTCCATCCCACAAGCGAACATCCAGCTCTGTGATCAATGGTCAAATATATGCTGGGACCAGCTTGATGAACGGGCTGGATGTTGCAAACACGTGCCATGTTGGCACGGGTGACGTAGAAATACCCTTTACAGGAAAGAGCTTTGGACGCCCAGAATCAAAAGAAGCCTCTCTTTTTGGTGGAATATagtggagacggattggctactcccccgccgctagcccggtggctgattgtcggtgctccgtggggcctaccatgatgtatgtgtttcatccatttttacagatcatttcagggcttgatcccaaaaatgagatggatttaaatctcaggtggaccacaccacaggaaaacaatagcgattggatatccaccattaaaatcttcctaaggcccaatgtactgtttatttgacatcctttctgtttattaggtcataaagaaccagatgaagggataaaacaaatatcagcttgatccaaaacttttatgcccccaaagagtttttaatggtcgatgttcgttcaacattgtttcctataatgtggtccacttgagattggtatatattaatttctggtcttatataataaaatgatctataaaattttttggacggcatggatgaaacacatacatcatggtggggcccacagagcaccgactatcagccattggctagtggcagggggagtagccaatccgtttccgttttgGCCACCCACCACAGCACATAATACTaaaataagatgatgatgataaggtCGGTATTTAAAAATTCCCCAGGGTGTAATGGTACTTGATGAGCCCACAGCCCTACTAGACAAGAGGCCAATGGGTCAGGTCCGGGTCAGGTTGGGGTCAATCTGAGCCAGACCCATTCACTAAAAGAGCCAAAAATCccagcccaaaactgacccatGACCTGTTAACCTGTGGCCTGACctaacccacttaaaattcatatAACCCAATCCCAAGGGACCAGAttcattaattataattgagttggATTCAACAGACTCGACTGGTAGACCTAGCATGCACACTTGGGTTTAGGAATGGAACATGTGGCTAAAAGTGTCAGGACTGTCCAAGTAATGTATACATCCAAACCTACATACATCATAGAGATTTGATTGAATATCTTATAATGTTAGGACTTTAGCCTTTAAACTAAGGTcattttccaatgatccaaatcatttataCGGCTGATTCTGATCACTTTGTAAGGTGGaaagataataaataaatattctggATTGAATTATTTAAATCCTTAGATGATTCGGttctttttctttgaatatgAAAATTTGACATAAATAAATTGTCCAaccaaagggttgaaatattcaatcaaagagtttttatttttccatACCTCATCCGGACTGGCCAGGTTGGGTTATGTGATCCAGCCCATTGATAAACTAATTAAATGGGCAGGTGAGGTTGATTAGGGTTCAACCCTAGCTTGAAATGTTCACTTAAAACAGTTGAAAATTGATCGTTTTTCACCTCATACTTACCGAACAATTGAGAGAAGCTCTTGAAGCCCTTGATCAACCTTTGGAACCCTCCAGAGAACCCAAGTGATGTTTTCATTCTCCCACCTGATAAGCACTCTCCTTTTTTAACACATACACAGAATAAAGCCCAATAAGCATTTGAAAATAAaacaaggggagagagagagagagagagagagagagagagagagagagagagagagagagcatcacccatcaaaacaaaaacaaaataattttgaatgaaaaaacaagggagagagagagagaatcacccatcaaaacaaaaccaattgagatttgaaagaaaaagtAAGGAAATGAGATGGAGATTACTTGTTGATGGTGTGTTTGGTTCTTGTTTGGTTTTCTTGGGTTGATTTTCACATACGGCAATGCTTGATTGAGAAACGCAGCCTATGGAGAAAGGAAGAACCACCAGGCGCTCCATACGATCTCTCATCTCTTCATTGAacagtggggagagagagagagagagagagagagacagacagacagagagagagagagagagagagagagagagagagaggtggttatGTGCATGCAACCAAGAAGTGTAGTTTGTTATATTAGGTGGTGTCTGTTATATTAGGTGGTATTTGCTGTGTTAGCAAGTTAGCATGATTTTACGTACGAAAGGAAAGATCCAAGTTTGGTAGGAGAAAGAGAAGGGTGTTGGTTGTattgtgcagagagagagagagagagagagagagagagagagagagagagagagaatgttggTTGTGTGCAATTCAACCTACTATGTTGATTGCACGTCCAAATAGTAGGGTCAGGTCGAGCCCACAAAACTAACTTGTCAGTTTAAGATTTTTCTCTTATTCTCAAGTGAGCACTTGAATTTACTACCCTCCCTTACATACCAAGACACCCTTTCAAacatctttcctttctcttttcttgctCTGGACTCTTCCCCAATGAACTACTTTCATGTCAAAGAGTCCATTGCAAGTGACTTGGACTCTTAagaccaatccacaccgtccaatctcaAACCCACATCaagcttttcttctttttcaagaTGTGAGTATTGTAGCTAAAGGTTGTGTGGAGACCATGTTGAGGTTCTTGAAAGAAATCCAATGAATgatagagagagaggtagagaggtGGTGTTGGGTTCCTTGTTATTATGTGATATGCTACTTTTCACTCTGATTTTGGAAAATAATCCATTAAAGACTCATATAAATCCAATGATAGATTCAGATCCATTGGAATAGCTTAAAGTTGTATGGAAGCTTTGAAATTCTGAGAGGAATATGTGTGGATTGAGATTGCTTAAAGCACTGATTCCCTTCTTTTGCCCTTGCTTGCAGGGAATTGTCTCATGTCTCTCTCCACAAGTACAAAGGTATATCATCATCTCTAGAGGATGGATACAAAGATTTTCAATtctgacgagtggggcccatggttaggtgatccagacaatcaatatatttcataccactgttcatgaacaaccccacaAAAATATCCTCATGCGGATGGTCACAACCTTCCATTTCACAGCCTATGGAGgcaacaacggtccacattcaactgtaaACAGCCCCAAGATTGGTCTGTGGGATGTTCGGATCTGGCATATTTCCAGGGCATGGCCCATCAACTACCGGACACAATAGATCGATGGCTTGGATCGgaaaacggtgggccccacttgtctgTATTGAAAACCCACCCACATACAATGTGCAAACATAAGGTATGTGGACCATGTAATTCCTCTCATGTGTATGGTCCAAAACTTTCCAAGAGAGTTAGGCATTTTGGGATTGCGATATTCCTATTTTGAGAGGAGACTCTTGTCTTTTTAGAAAGGGGTAGACTTACATGTGTTTTTTGTCACAAGTGGCTCAGttgggatgcggattgcctggGGACCAAACTAttcagggcccaccttggtgcatgtgtttcatccacgtcgttcatccgttttatccactcattttaagaaatgagtccaaaaatgtaacagacccaaagctcaagtgtaccataccaaaggaaataatggGAATAGAACAACCACCATTAAACGCTTTTTGAGgctacaggagttttggatcaagctgatatttgtgttttcccttcatccagatctgttgaaCCTTACagacagattggatgacaaataaacatcatggttgggcttAGGAATCATCGTCCCCACtaatttcagtggtgtggtccacttgatctttgaatctgtttagtttttgggctcatccacttACATCATATGTGCtaggaaaaagggatggacggcgtggatgaaatacatacatcataatgaatCTCTAGCAAAGTTGGGTCAGCTTAGGTGGATCcgggacctaccgtgatgtaggtgccttacatccatgccgtccatccgttttgacagttcAGTTTAAGGTatcattccaaaaatgaagtaaatccaaataacaggtggaccataccacaggaaacagtggtgatttgaccattaaaaacttctggtgggccccaaaagttttggatatattcctgttgtcccttcatccaggtcatggGGGgcatcagaatgtttattttccatccaacctgttgataaggtcacaaatacctggatgaacggaccacacaaatatcagcttgatccaaaactcttatgtcccacaataaatttttaatggtcagtcgCCACTGTtcctgaggtggggtccacctgagatttggatctgcttcatttttgagatcataccctaaaatgagatttcaaaacggAAGGACGGCGTAGATGTAaggaacatgcatcatggtgggcccaacagttaGGGATCCATGGCAGCAGCGTCCAGTCGccgggcaatccgcttccgctaaATTGTGGCAACCCATCCACCCGATAACTCCAAACTGATTTGGACCATCGAAatcatggacctcatcatggatcatgcatagCCAGAAAAATCACATGATCGAACGATCTTCACCATCAGATATTGCctattgaatttggactgttgtcggccatccatttgatggctaaAAGCAGATAGCTGGGATAGTTCAATCCATGCAATTTCTCGTATACGCTTCC containing:
- the LOC131239573 gene encoding CRIB domain-containing protein RIC4-like; this encodes MRDRMERLVVLPFSIGCVSQSSIAVCENQPKKTKQEPNTPSTRECLSGGRMKTSLGFSGGFQRLIKGFKSFSQLFVYKEEEEDVKMDMEIGFPTDVKHVTHIGWDGSTTTNTTMKGWDDLKTPDLISLTPISLRQFELAMAAQSDAPLAHGSSLRLT